DNA sequence from the Podospora pseudocomata strain CBS 415.72m chromosome 2 map unlocalized CBS415.72m_2.2, whole genome shotgun sequence genome:
gatGGCACACTTCGTCCCACTAAAGgtggaaaggaaaaagacCGAGGACCTGATTAAGATTTTCGCGCGCTCCTACTGGAAGCTGCACGGAGTACCCCTAGACATTATTTCTGACCGAGACTCTAGATTCACGGCTCACCTCTGGAAAGActtcctcaaactcgtcggTGTACGAACACGCATGAGcaccgccttccacccacaGACCGACGGACAGACCGAGCGACTCAATCAGACCCTAGAGGTCTACCTTCGCGCCTTCGTCAATTATGAAATGAGCAACTGGGAGGACCTCCTGCCAATTGCCGAGTTCGcctacaacaacaccgtctcttcctcgtctggAATGACACCCTTCTTTGCTAACTACGGCTACCACCCCGCCGCGCACAACCCCTCACTCGGTACGACCTCCAATCCTGGCAGTCAGTTGTACGCTCATTGGATGATACAAAtccacaagcaagcaaaggaccagctggagaagagccgTGTCCGAATAAAACACTGGGCCGACAAGAAACGTTCTAAGGCACCCACCTACGCCAAAGACGACCTGGTCATGCTGAACGCCCGGAACATCAAGACCAAGCggccggcgaagaagttggacaagaagatgCTCGGACCATTCAAGATCCAGAAGGTTATATCACCCACCGCCGTCCGACTCACGCTTCCTGAGGGCTGGCGAATTCATAACTCATTCCACGTCTCGCTCATAGAACCCTACCGCGCCGGCAATCAGGGAGAACCTGACGTTCGCCGGGTCCTGCGGGAGGCAGCCCCTATCGAGCCTGAAGACTACGAGATCGAGAAAGTTATGGATTCGATCTCTGCCCAAGGAAGTGTGAAGTATCTGACCAAGTGGCATGGTTGGCCAGCCAGGAAGGATTGGACATGGGAACCATGGGAGCACTTCCACTCTAACGGAGCCAAAGCAGCCGTCTTGCAGTTCCACCAGCAGAACCCAGGTAAGCCCAGAGACCCCCGAGCAACCAACTGACAAAGTGAAGAAGTGACTGGCAACAAGCGGCTCGAGGGCGCGCCTAGAGAAGGGGAGATTgtgtcacacgggcccacgactcagtgcccctagacagtacacactccaaccaacaatagcccaacgatatgcccaggatcagaatatctggggccggcaaccaactgagcccaccggggctcagcggaggcatcacggcgaccaccacgaaggcagaaccagggtgccgatacgggttggttgggcaggagggactgaggacccatacgagctgcaagaagactgcaggacaggaatcatatgtacctattactggtggaatcagtggccaggacgccgaaggaggtgcccggccaaggcagacagataagacaggttcgaggaccagggagctcagaacggtcctggggatccggaggactataagtaggccttgcctttcctacccaaatggcaaggaccttgaggccataacagattattatactgagttgaactacctgttccaagccgagatactccccttgtcacaattTCTTAGACTACGCTACTTAGAGAAAGAAAGCTGAGCGCCAGACCAGTGCTATGACGTTCAGCCCCATGTTGGGGGGTCAAAGATATACTCTGTGGAACGTATGAAGTCATTCCTCCACACATGGGCGACGTGGTCTTTCAGGGAAGTTCTTCAAAAAAGGTGATCAAGATGACAGTTTCTCCTTTGATGACGGAGTATGGCTCATGCGAGGACATCATAAAAAATCTTCGTAACTTCCCAGCCGACATCATTTGACTTGCTAGAGCTACCCAACATTGACGAGCTAACACAGAGAACTGCCGGGTATAAGATTAGCCATCCTAATACCAAGTGCATCAGAAGCGCCATAGCTTATGGAGTTGCTAActaccacacacccactccAACTGGAGGTTAACCACGGGGTCTGGCGAGGAGGCTGGCCAAGGCCCAGACTAGGAACCTCAGGATAGTGGTCGGAGCATACAAGGCTACACCAATCAGAAACTTGGAAACCGAAACCTGGGTGCCATCACTGGACCTATACCTCAACGAGAGACTGGCAGACTTTGAAGCCCGGCTACAGAACTCGTCCTTGCACAGTGGGCAAGGGCCAGATGCATCAAAGCACCCACCAGGGCAGCTCGTCCAAGAAGCGTGCAATAGGATCTACCGACGCTTCCAAAAACGGAGGCAGGCCGAAgacccatccacccacagGAACCTACGGTCATTGAGAGAGctgtcatcaccatcaaccagtGGATCAGCCAGCACCAGAGCCAAAGTGAGAGCTAAAGTGAGGGCCAGGGAGAGACACAGGGAGAGAGCCGAGGAGAGACCCCAGTACCCACGACAGAAGCAGCACTCTACCAAGCATGGGAAAACTGTTGGAGAAAGCAGGTCGAGGGCCGACCTGCTAGGATAGCGGATGAAGGACCACCAGAAATGCTTTTCACAGACAAGACCTTGAAGAGACACAAGGATTTAACCAAAGCCCAGAGCTCTCGACTAGTCCAGGCTCGTACAGGAGCAATAGGTCTACGGGACTTCCTATTTAAGCAGCAAGTCCCAGGCCTAGCCACTCCCCATTGTACTTGCGGAGAAGGCCGTGAAACAGTCGAGCACCTCGTTATATAGTGCCCAGTACTACCGAAACCTAGAACCTGGCCAACAAACACTGTCCGCACGCACTGAGATCTTAGCCTCGTACTATAAGCTATAGGGTCTCGGAACCGAATGCTGTTAGGAAAGGTTTTAGGCTGGTTAATGGATTCCGGCCGCTTAATGGAATACAGCTTAGCGAGAAACCTGGAATTTAAGCAGGAGGGTATATTAAtagtggaagaagaggtggaagcGGCGGCCGGAGCGGAAGTCGAGGACAACTAGTGCTCAAGGCCTTGTTGGGACCTTTCCTTATTTTGCAACTATCTGGCTTTTCAACAACTGTTTCCTATTTATTACCGATATAGGTTTTTCACCCGGCTCCAGGCACGGTTTTCTCCTATGTAAATACCATCAGCAGGACCGACACACTCTTTTTAGCGTAGAACGGAGTAGGAATAATAATAAATATGAAACGGAACTGTAgttaagacaagcagtacgttggtttatatgacgattcaactaggcctttaccttgTTTTGCAAACTAggtattcgaacttaagctggttaacttggacatttcgaaatcaaacacatcttttccaagctgaaattgacaggggggtagggtggaagaagcAGTGGTGCTGGTCCTAACTatacaccccacccaagtccaaaagcggcgatacatttcccttgaccggggaGAACACCTTCTATTTCAAGCCATATAGATACctgtcacacgggcccacgactcagtgcccctagacagtacacactccaaccaacaatagcccaacgatatgcccaggatcagaatatctggggccggcaaccaactgagcccaccggggctcagcggaggcatcacggcgaccaccacgaaggcagaaccagggtgccgatacgggttggttgggcaggagggactgaggacccatacgagctgcaagaagactgcaggacaggaatcatatgtacctattactggtggaatcagtggccaggacgccgaaggaggtgcccggccaaggcagacagataagacaggttcgaggaccagggagctcagaacggtcctggggatccggaggactataagtaggccttgcctttcctacccaaatggcaaggggcaaggaccttgaggccataacagattattatactgagttgaactacctgttccaagccgagatactccccttgtcacaatACCCGCTAACCTGCATGGCTAGACTTGCAAGGAGAGCGCTTCGTCCTTGGCTCAATGCTCAACATGTTTTCTACGACATCTAGACACCCATTGCAGCACAGAGTCTGCAGGAGCTGGCCAAAAAAGGGATACCTGTACCACAACATGTTAATTGACTCCCCAAGCCATTTTTCACATCGTGTTGGCTTAgagccttttgctttcctttGCAGGTCTTGCAGGCCTTTTGCAGCCTTTTCCTTTTATCCTTTTCACGGCTTTATTCGCCTTTCTTCACCGCCCTGGTTATGACAGCCACATGTATTTCTAGCGGTTCAGTCCCTCAGTTCGGTAGTTTTattccatcatcttcactTTCCCACACATCGCAAAGTCTTTACGCTAACCATCACCATAGGCTAATTGCATGCAATGGATCATGGAATCCCTCCCTCAGGGGAGATTTCTCACTCCGCAGCGGCTTGTCCACGAGACTATGGCAGTCTGGTTCGGCTCCATTCAAGCAGTTGCCGGAGTAGGTTCTCTTCCTTTCACCTCACACGCCGCAGTATCTTAACTCATGTCCATGACCAGGCCATCACAATCGCCCTCCAAGATCTCTGCCTCCATCCGGAATATCTAGAGCCTCTCCGCCAGGACattgtcaaccaccacctcgacttTGAGCACATTGCCCAAGGACTCCCACTGCTAGACAGCTTTATAAAGGAATCAGCCCGTCTGACCCCCACTGAAGCCTGTATGCTAGCATTtctcttttgttctttttgtgACAAGACTAACTAACATTACGCGCCAAACAGTAAGCACCCGCCGCTACGCCGTCGAATCTCACACCTCCTCAGACGGCACCCATCTCAACCGCGGCGACTGGGCTTGCACAACCCTGATCGCTATCAACAAGATCCCAGAGTACTACCCCAACCCAGAGCAATTCAGCGGTTTCAGATTTGCTCCTCCAGAGGTATTGGAGTCCCTTTCGAAGATGGACCAAGAAGGGCTGGCAAAACAGGATACTCCGTCGAAGCTGGTGGATACAGACCACAAGTGGCTTATGTTTGGGACCGGGAAGCAGGCTTGGTAAGACCTTCtcctgttgttggtggaagAGAAATACATGGCTGATAGATATGAACAGCCCAGGAAGATTCTATGCGGCCGCTGCTGCGAAGGTTATCATGTCGCAGATGATCAGCAAGTATGACATGCGAATGGTGGACAAGACTGCAAAGAGATGGTGGAGTTTGAGGTCGACGATtgttttgagggaggatcTTATGGTGGCGTTTACATGCCGTGCTAAGAATTAGAGCGTCTGGGCAGAGGTAAAGGAGTTGTCGATAGGTAGACAATAACAAAGAGAAAACCCCTATCTCGACCCCCTGAGTGCACGGTCCACtaatcaccatcatcaatcacGAATCACAACATCATTCAAGGCAAACAACCTCTCAGAACTGGCAGAACTTGGAATTCCCTATGTACAACTTTCTTGATCCCAAATCCTCCGtgaccccatcatcttgttgAAAGTATTGATCGTCACCCAGTTCCCACCCGTTGGACTTTCTCGTCATCAGCCACCAGGTACCACTGCCATTACCTAAGCAACACAGGCATCGCAGACAGCCTGGACGGCGTTGAGGACAGTCATGGCGTTGAGGAGACCGCAGCTGGAGATGACGCAGCCGGCGGCGTTGGAGCGGAGGGCGTCCCACTGGCCACACATGCAGGCGTAGTCGGTGTTGTCGGGGCAGCCGAGGTCAGCGGCGGCAGTGTAGATGcatgggagctggaggggctgTTAGTTATGAGGTGA
Encoded proteins:
- a CDS encoding uncharacterized protein (EggNog:ENOG503P9T8; COG:S): MQFSTLLVSALAAVATASPSLRRRQADCPEVDAVPACGLPCIYTAAADLGCPDNTDYACMCGQWDALRSNAAGCVISSCGLLNAMTVLNAVQAVCDACVA
- a CDS encoding uncharacterized protein (COG:Q; EggNog:ENOG503NWQN), which gives rise to MESLPQGRFLTPQRLVHETMAVWFGSIQAVAGAITIALQDLCLHPEYLEPLRQDIVNHHLDFEHIAQGLPLLDSFIKESARLTPTEALSTRRYAVESHTSSDGTHLNRGDWACTTLIAINKIPEYYPNPEQFSGFRFAPPEVLESLSKMDQEGLAKQDTPSKLVDTDHKWLMFGTGKQACPGRFYAAAAAKVIMSQMISKYDMRMVDKTAKRWWSLRSTIVLREDLMVAFTCRAKN